From the genome of Carassius auratus strain Wakin chromosome 26, ASM336829v1, whole genome shotgun sequence, one region includes:
- the fgg gene encoding fibrinogen gamma chain isoform X1 produces MASYIHVAVSILLLSTLTSVQMRGGSSPAQDICNLNDGFGIYCPTTCGVADYLQRYMPDMDRQLGQLEQDLEDIVNLTRGAQDKVVYLKDSETQTQKQSPEKKRCMAIGCAAEVRVADWLSNTVIEQDQPRRCSRNLPEVSTDGLLF; encoded by the exons ATGGCCTCTTACATACATGTGGCTGTTTCCATCCTGCTGCTGTCCACATTAACATCAGTG CAAATGAGAGGGGGCAGTTCACCAGCACAAGATATATGTAACCTGAATGATGGGTTT GGGATATACTGCCCAACCACATGTGGAGTTGCTGATTACCTACAAAGATACATGCCTGATATGGACAGACAGCTGGGTCAATTGGAACAGgatttggaggatatcgtcaacCTTACCAGAGGAGCACAGGACAAAGTGGTCTACTTGAAagactcagaaacacaaacacaaaaacaatcacCAG AAAAGAAACGCTGCATGGCTATTGGCTGTGCAGCTGAAGTTCGCGTTGCTGATTGGCTGAGTAATACTGTGATAGAGCAAGACCAGCCTCGACGATGTTCCAGAAATCTCCCTGAGGTGAGTACGGATGGTTTGCTTTTCTAA
- the fgg gene encoding fibrinogen gamma chain isoform X2, with amino-acid sequence MASYIHVAVSILLLSTLTSVQMRGGSSPAQDICNLNDGFGIYCPTTCGVADYLQRYMPDMDRQLGQLEQDLEDIVNLTRGAQDKVVYLKDSETQTQKQSPEKKRCMAIGCAAEVRVADWLSNTVIEQDQPRRCSRNLPEIDH; translated from the exons ATGGCCTCTTACATACATGTGGCTGTTTCCATCCTGCTGCTGTCCACATTAACATCAGTG CAAATGAGAGGGGGCAGTTCACCAGCACAAGATATATGTAACCTGAATGATGGGTTT GGGATATACTGCCCAACCACATGTGGAGTTGCTGATTACCTACAAAGATACATGCCTGATATGGACAGACAGCTGGGTCAATTGGAACAGgatttggaggatatcgtcaacCTTACCAGAGGAGCACAGGACAAAGTGGTCTACTTGAAagactcagaaacacaaacacaaaaacaatcacCAG AAAAGAAACGCTGCATGGCTATTGGCTGTGCAGCTGAAGTTCGCGTTGCTGATTGGCTGAGTAATACTGTGATAGAGCAAGACCAGCCTCGACGATGTTCCAGAAATCTCCCTGAG ATTGATCATTGA